The window GAAGTTGCGATGCTGGTCGCGGGGCGGCATCCTCGTATCCGGCAAGCGGTTTACACTGTGGCCGCCGCCCGTGGCCGCCTGCGTGAGGCCAACGTTTCCGTCGGCCCCGAATTCACACTCTATAGCCGACTTTCCCCATCGGGATTCATGGTATCCCTTGCGCAAAATCTCTTCGGAGGCCTGTGGAACAGGGACGCGGCTCTTTCCTCCGCGGAATGGGAAGTGATCCAGGCCATGGCCGAATACGCGCGTGTTAAAAACGACGCCCTATACAAGGGGATTGAGGTTTATCTGGACCTGCTTGAGGCCGAGGATACCGTCACCATACTCGCCGATGAAGTAACGGAACGGGAGCGTCAACTCGCCGTGATCCGGCGGCAGGTAGCCCACGGATTTCTTCCGTCGGTGGAGACTCCCCGCATCCAGGCGCATCACGAAACGGCCAAATCTGTGCTGGCCACAATGACCGAGGAGAGGAACTTAGCCCGGATTAGGCTAAACGGCTTTATGGGGCGCCCCCACGAGGCTCCGCTTCCGGTGCGGCGGCAAAGGATTCTTATCTCCCAGCCGGTCAACTTCTACCAAACGCTAAGCGGTTCCGTCTCGTCCCGGCCCGAAATTGCCCGCGCCGATGCTGAGGTCGGCCACTACCGCGGCGTCAAGAAGGAGACCGAGACCGCGGCCCCCGACATCGACCTGAAGGCCGCTTACGGCTCGTCAAGTCAGGCGGCGGAAGGGGATTTTCTTACCGGTACTTCTTTGGGAATACGTATTTCCGCGCCGATTTTGGTTCTGCCGTTGCAAAAGGCCAGGTCTGACAGGATGGAAGCGTTCGTCCGCCGCCTCGAACATGAGGCCCGCTGGACCGAGGCGGTCATGATCGAGGAAGCCGGCCGCGCATACCAGCTTTTTAGCGCACAACAACAGGTTCTGGCCGCCCAGTTGGCCCAACTCAAAACCGGGTATTTGACCGTGTGGAGGGATGAAGCCGCGCTTCGGTGGGCCGGCGGCGATTCTTTGCCGGTTCTCCTTAACAACCGGAGCGAGCATCTGCTCCTGCGCAGGCGCGCCCTGAACGAATATTACGGACTTCAAAAGGCCGCTACGGCGCTCCAACGAGCTTTGGGCGACCTGCCGGAGAAGGTGCGCTTCGAGGACAGCGCCGCGCCAACCGCTTCGGATCAACTCTTTGACACCTTAACATATGGCCCGGCCCGGCATGGCCGGGGCCTATGGGTATGGAAGGCGCCATTTCTGGACGATGAGAAAGAGCGAAGCTTCTTCCTGGACTTTTTGGAAGCCCGGCGCATAGACACCTTGTTTTACTCAGCCGGTTTCAAGCTTCTTTCCGAAAAAGCTGAAGCGTTGGCGGCCTTCCTGACCGCGGCTCACGCCCGGGGAATCAAGGTTCACGCTCTCTCGGGCGCCCCATCCTGGGCCGCAGAGCCGGCCCGCGCCGCAGAGTACGTGGCCGCCGTAGTAGCGTTCAACAAAAATGCCACACGCCAGCAGGCGCGGTTCGACGCGGTTCATCTCGATATAGAGCCACACGCCGATTCCCGATGGAAAAAGGACCGGGTCGGAATGGGCTACGCCCTTCTGGACGCTTTGGAAACAGCCAAGACCGAGGCCGACACCGCCCATATTCCGCTGGCCATAGACCTTCCCGACTGGTATGACACGATCATGCTGAAAGATGGGAACCTGGCCGAAGCGGCGATGGCGAAGGCGGACATGGTGGCCTTGATGGCGTATCGAAAAAATGCGAAAAGCGTGCAAAATGCGACGGTCGGCGAGGAATATATCGCCGCGAACTCCAATCAACGACTCTGGATCGGCCTCTCAACTGATCCAGCCCATCTTGGCGGCTCCCGGCGGCTTATGAGTCCGAACTTCGAGATTCTGCTCGACGATACCGAAGAACGGCTTCGCGGCAAATCCAATACCTCGGTGGCGATTCACGACTACGCCCGCTACCGCCGACTGATAATTGAACAATGAGGAACAGACTTTGAAATTTAACAAACTGAAGAGCTCTACTCCGGATGTGAAAACACAGCCCCCCGGGCGTGGCGCCACGGATCCAACAGGTGGAACACCGGCAAACAAAACCAAGGCGAACCGGAACTTTACATGGAATCGTATTTGGGCTGGCATACTGACGCTACTTGTCATCGGCGGTGGAGTTTATCTTTTTGTCAACATTAGTTGGGTGGTTACAACCGGCATGGTCAACACCTCAACAACCGCCGTAGCTTCCCTGACGGGCGGCAGGGTCGTTGAAATCATGGTCGGCGACGGAGCTAATGTAAAAGAAGGGCAACCAATCATGAAGCTGGCCAATCCGGCCATACAGGCCCGTTATGACGCCGCTAAAGCGCAACTGGATATAGCCCGCGCCCGGTTCACCCGGCTGGAGGCCTCCGGTTTCGGCGAAAACGTTCAAACCTCGTTCGCAAAACTCTCGAAAGCGCGAATTCGGCATGACGCCGCCGTCCGAAACGCCACCCGGGCAGAACGGTTGCTACTCCTTGATGCGATCACCCGCTCCAGATATGAAGATGCGCTAATCCAGTTGGCGGAAACCGCCGCGGACCGGAACCTTGCAGAAGCCGAATGGCGTGGGACAAAAGCCGCGTCCAGCACGACTGGCGAAGGAATAGAGGTGGATCTTAAAAACGAAATGTCTGCGGCAGAGGCGTCTTTGTCGGAAGCCGAGGCGGCCTTGGCAGATCTGACGCTGGTAGCTCCTTCAACCGGGCAAATGACTTGGCTCACGAAAAATCGGGGAGACATAGTGAAACCGTGGGAAGCTGTGGCCCATGTTATCAAGCCGGAATACCAGATAATAGATACATACGTGCGTCTTTCGGATCTGAAGGACATCGCTCCCGGTAGCAAGGCGAGCGTCCGGTTCGGCAACTTCGGAGGCGGACTCGATGGCGTGGTTACGGTCGTCGGCCCCAGGGTAAGCCTCTCTGATGATTCAAATTTCGTTGGGCCGGAGCGGGCCATCACTCCGAGCCGTATTGACGACCTTGTGACCGTTGTCCAAATCAGGCTTACAAATACCGTCCCTGCCAACATCAAGCCGGGCGAGACGGTCAACGTGTGGATCAAACGAAACTGAGTGGATGAGGGTATCATAGCTCTTAAGCAAATCCGGCTTTTTGCTAAAATGGGCATCTTTTCATAAGCCAGCTTGCCGATAGTCTTGCTTATAGCCTTCTTGAAGCGATGGGTGGACTGCGCCCCTTCTACATCAGCCTGTTGTGCGAGTTTGTCTTGCCGGAAAATCCCATCAGAAATGGTTCAGATTAAGGGGAGCCCCCTCACATTTATGGCTTCGCTTAAGAAATTGTCCACACTGAAGAACCGTTATAAATTACGGATTGTATTGTTGTTTTGTGTTAGTGAATCAATTTATGAATTATAATGAAATGGGGTGAGGGGATTTAATTCGCACTTAGTAGTACGGGATGTTATGCGCGTTTTATTAATCGGCCCTTCCGATCCTTCAAAAGGAACCTATTCCTTTATGGCCCCGCCATTAGGAATCTGGCGGATATGCGGGTTTTTACGGTCAAATGGCATTGAATGCCAGGTTTTCGACCCGAATCTTTATGATTTCCCCAATGAGCAATTAGCCCGGATTCTTCTGACTTTGGATTATCAAGTAGTCGGTTTTTCGATGAACGGCTTAACGCTTCATCATGACCTGGCGCTTGTTCACATGGCTAAAAGTTTTTCCCCTTCATCGCTTCTTGTTGCAGGGGGAGTTGAGGCCACATTCAATCACGAACTTATCATGTCAGCGTCTCCGGTGGACGTGATTATCCTGGGTGAGGGGGAGTTTCCGCTTTTTGATATATGCAATGCCGCGCAAAAAGGTTCTGGCTTTGAGGGAATTAAAGGCGCGGTGGTTCGCACATTGAACGGGCCTAAAGTAACATTGAACAGGCCAATGTGTTATGAAGAATATTGCCATGTAAGTTCAATGATTCCTTTAGAGGACATCCCGTTTGAAGCTTATTGGGAGAAGCTGAAAAAGCTGAGGGGAATTGAGCCAGGCGATATTGATGAACAAGACTTGAGGGAGATCCACAGTATCCGGTTGATGACCCTGAATTACTGCCCGTTAAAGTGCTCTTTCTGTTCTTACACAAACTTTCTCAATGTGGCTAGCGGGAAAAAGGGGGTAAAAGCGTGGCGGTTGCCTGCTGAAACGGTTTTGCGGTTGGTTAAAAAAGCCTATGCCGCCCATCCAGAAGTGCGGACGATCATTTTTCAGGATGACCTGTTCACCTTCAAAGATGACAAGCGTCTCAAACCATTATGCGAGGGTATCCTTTTAGCTAAAAAGAACGGGGAATTAGGCGCGAAAATAGAGTTCATCTGTTCAAACCGTGTGGACACGATCCCCACTGGAGACCTTGCTATGATGCGTAACGCCGGATTCAGGCTGATAGGTTACGGAATTGAATCTTTCTCTCTCAGGGTACTCAAAGAGTTCAACAAATCCATAATTTACAACGCCATCGAGCCGGTGATAAATAATACAATTAAAGCGGGCATCACGCCGTTCTTGAACATAATCCTTTCGTCGCCGGAATCAACTATGGATGACATAGTGGTCACCCTGCAAAAGGTCTTTGAATACCAGCGCAAGGGATGCGAGACAAGCATCTATCCATATGTAATTCCCTTCACCGGCGCGGAACTTTCCGGAAAAGCCGCCCATGATTCTTCCATGGTAAAAGAAGTGGCGCATATTCCCGGCGAAGAAGGCTCATTTACAAGGCCAACAAAAATATTGCCCAAGGACGACTTGGCGAGAGATTTCATAGAAGAGCTGGAAACCATGGTAAAGCGGGAAGCCAAGATGGTAATGGACGAGCTGGAGGTAACGCACATGCCATCACGGATGAAGGGGTTGATTACCACTTACACGGCCGCGAAGATAATGGAAAAAAGGAAAATACGCATATCTTTCAAGCCTGAAGATGTCATGTCCTTTATTCTTGAAAGGCGGAGAAATTGAGGACTCTGAACGCGCGTCCGGATGTATCGCCAGGACGCTTTTGGCCATATTTGTAACTGCGCGCATGAAAATCATTCCGCTATTAGCCTTGTTTCTGTTTCTTGGCGGAACGGCCCGGGCGCAGGGATTGGAGGAAGATATTGTGTCCTTTTCGCAAGGGACAGGAAAATACGAACTGCTGATGAACGCGTATGTGGAGAGTTATTCGTTCGCCAATGACACCACGAAGGGAGAGTCTGTGTCATTCGTGTACAGGGATCTGGACAAGCTGACCCTGTTCGCCGAGGAGACATACCAGAGCAAGTTCGGGCGCGATGAAAAGCTCTTCAAGGGAGGCGGAGCCTACAGGATAAACGATAAATTCATTGTCCAGGAAATACTGGCCTATTCAGGCGATAAATGGACATTCCCCAGCTACTCAACTGATACACAGGTCGTCTATCTTCCAGTGAACTATATCGCCGCGCAAGCCGGATATAAATATCTTAAGTTTAGCGATGCGAATGTGGACATATATATTTTAGGGGCTACTTATTATCCAATTATCGAGTTTTATATTAACGTACAGTTAATGCATTCAATTTCCGATTTCGACAATGGCGCCAGGAACGTGCCTAATAATTCATACCTGGCAAAGGCGGGATTCACGCCCGATGCTGACAATGAACTGATCGCTCTGTACTCGAAAAACTCCGAAAGTTTCATGAGCGTGGACAGGATAGGTGAATTTGAAGCCGATACTTACGGCGCCAACTGGAAAAGCCGCCTTCTGGGCAATTGGTGGATGTCATTGTCTTTCACCTATCAGCGCAGGATACATCCAGTGGAAGGCGCGCAAAGGACTTTTGAAGCGGGGGCGATTTACCGATGGTAACGGCGAAGAAAAAGGACAGCCCCGGTTACTGGAACAGCCGGGCCATCCAATACGGCGGCTCAACAGGGGGCTATAAGGCCATTTGCTCTTACGGGATGCCTTTTTTCTACAATAAATACATTGACCTCATCCAGCAAAAGGCGATGAGAAAAATATTAAGGACGCTGGATATCCGGGGAAAAAGCGTTCTGGACGTGGGATGCGGCGTTGGAAGATGGTGCCGGATTCTTTCAGGCATGGGAGCGGAAGTGACTGGGGCGGACCTTTCGGAAGAAATGGTGAAAATCGCCAGGGAAAACAGCGAAGGTTACGGCATCACTTACATCGCCTCACCCGTCTCCTCGATAGACCTTCCTTCGCGCAAGTTCGACCTGGTAACCGCAGTCACGGTCCTCCAGCACATTACAGACGGCGAGGAGTTCAACAAGAGCGCCGCGAACCTCACCAGGCTCCTGAAAAAGGGGGGCAAGGCGCTGATAATGGAGGTGGCGCCCGGCGGAGGCGCGCCGTACATGTTCAGCGATATCCTGTCGGTCAGGACTGCCGGTCAATATATAGCCGCGTTCAAGGCCGCTGGCGCGGCGCTGGAAGGCGTTTATTCGGTGGACGTCACGCCGATAAAGCACAGGCTGTTGCGGCTCACAAAGGGATGGCCCAGGACGCTCATCAATACGCTGATTTTCTTCGCGGTGGTTGTTTCGTTACCAATAGACCTGCTTTTCTCGGGAACCAGGCTACTGCAACGCCATTCGTGGCATAAAGTATTCCTCTTCAGCGTTCCGGACGATTAAGCCGTGCTTTTGACCATAGCCGTCTACTTCATATACAACCTGATATTCGTCCTGGATTTATGGGATACATCCCTCCGTATCTACTGGAGGATGAAACACCTGGGGCCCGGAAAGAAGGTGGGCGGCAAATTCATGGCCTTTCCGACCTCCATACCCATTGAACTTCCCTTCATGCCCGACGAGGAGAAGAAAAAAAGGCTTAAACCTTTCGTAATCCTGGTCTCCGTTTATAACGCCGAGGGATATATCAGGGAATTCCTTGATAAGCACAGGGACTATCTTGATCACATGCTGATAGTTGACGACCACTCCACGGATCAAACTTACCGCATCCTTGAGGAAATGGGCGTCCGCTACACCAGGAACGAGACGAACCTGAAGAAGCCAGCGTCCATCAAGAGGGCGCTAAAGCTCCTTCCCCCGAATATTGAAACAGTGATCGTGATGGATCCAGACTCACACATCATGGAGTCCGGCTATAATCCGCGCCTGAAAGACCTGGAGGAGGTGTTGTCCGACTTTCAAAGGAGCGGAGCCTCGGCCTGCGCTGTGCGCATAAACTTAAAAGAGGAGAAAGGGCTCTTGAGCAGGCTTCAGGAGCTGGAATACATGATATGCATCTCCCTTGGCAGAAAGAGCCTGCTGGACAAGACTGTGCTCTCCGGCATAGCCATCTACCATAGAAAAAACCTGGAGCAGGCCATGGAGGACCACCTCCTGTCGGTTTACGGCGAGGATTTCATGACCTCCCTGCTTATTTTAAGTAACGGAGGCCGCATATATTACGATGGGAGAGTTTTAGTAGACACCGAGGGCAAGCCAACAATTAAGGGGCTTATCTCGCAGAGGATAGGCTGGGACCTGGGCTATATAATGGTTTATTTTTACACACTGGCAAGGATCATGCGGAAAAAGGGGCTGACGCCCCTTCTGCTGGGTGACGCCAGAATGTTTGTCTTTTACAATTATCTTGTCTATCTCGGCGTTTTCGGAATACTTTCCCACCCTTTGAAACTTGTCAGCATCGGGGTCTTGCTTGTGAGTTTCGCCAACCTGGCGGTATTGATGATGGGCCTTCCCCTGCTTACAGTCGATACGCTTTATTCGCCATTGTGGTTCCTTTCCTTTTACATCTCTTACTGCATACTAACAGGAATAATGATCATGTCTGCGGTACAGGGGGCAAAGCGGCGCCGCTATTGGACTTTAATGCCAATCTATCCTTTTTACGCCCTGTTCCTGCTAATTATTAGGACCATAGGTTTCACCAATTACATTTCCCTGCTCGCTTTCGGGAAAAAAATCTACCATGACCACTACTAACATCAGCAAAAAGACATTCATAGTCTTTCTTATCGCTTTTTCCGTGATCCTCTTTGTGGCGATAAGGCTACTTCCGCACATGGACAAGATAAGCATTTCTCAGCCTCCAATGATAATTACCGAGTTTACCGTAATGAGCCTTTCTGATCACGGGCCAGATACATTGAGAGATGTCATAAACAGGGTCAACCGACAGCAGGCGTCAGCCAGGATAATCTTCAAATCCGAAGGGAGCATAAGGCTGGAGGAGCCATTACCCGCGCTGATAAGCGATGGAGCAACGTTGGATGGCGGGGGTAAAATAAGGATCGACGCAAGCGAAATTAGCGAGACCGGTTACGCATGGACGCTCAAAGGTGATGGCCAGACAGTGTTGGGCCTTGCCATTGCTGGCAAGGGGGGGAATGGATTGCTGATGCTTTCCAAAAATAGCGGCGTTGAAAAGTGCGTCTTCGATGGGCTGGGGATCGCCATTTCCATCGGCGCCAACCATGTTTACGTGAAAGACTCCGTTTTCTCGAAAAATGTGATAGCGGTTGAAGTTCTCGATGAAGCGCAGTTTTCGGACATAACCGCTAACAAGATAAGAAACAGCAAAAAGTCGGCCGTCTGGGCCGTGTGGAAACAGCGGAAAACGCCGGCGTTGCTTAAGATTGAGAAGAACGAGGTTTCTGGAAACGAAACCGGCGTTGTCCTGGCTGTGGAGAACGCGAAGTTGCTGGGTAACCACATGACATCCAACAAAGTGGCAGTACATGCGCTAAGCTCCAATAGTATAGAGATCATCGCTAACGAAATATATCAGAATACCCAGCAGGGGATTGTTCTAGAGGAAACCACGGTTAGCTCTGTTTCAAGAAACTCCATATACCAGAACGGCATTTCAGGCCTGCTAATGAAAAGATCTCCCGGCAACAGGATTGACGGGAACCAGATATATTCGAACGGAGCCTATGGCGTGGCCGAAGTCATGTCTAACGCAAAGTCTTCCATTCTTCATAACAGCATCACAGGCAACTTCATTTCCGATAATGGTGATGGGATCTACATGGCCGCCTCATCACCCTTGATAAAGGACAACATCATCACCAAAAACCGGACGTCTGGAATAATGATACAGGACCGTGCGGCGGGCGCGTCTGGCATAACATCCAATCCGCGAATAGAAACCCAAAGAGAGATGACCGATAGCGTTAAAGGCGGCCCGAATGAATGAATACCCGCAGAACCGTTACGAGTTGCTGGAGAGGAAGAGGAATGTTGACGCCGCGTGGTTTCTCACTCTTCCGTTTCTGCTCGTGTTCTCCGGGTTAATATGGCATTCCAGGCTTGCGCCAATCCAATTCATGCCGCTACTCAAGGTGAATCTTGTATTCATGTCCTGTTACATTGCCGCCCACCTTTTTATCGAGAATGTGGAGATGGGCATAAGGTTTGTGCGCCTTTCCATTTTCTTTTCATTCATCCTCATAATGCTACAGATAACAGCCACCATCCATTATCTCGGCGGCTATGAGGGGGTTCCGTTTTTCATGCTTTACCTGATACCCATCATCGCATCGGGAACGCTCTTTACCGGGTGGTACCCGCTGGGATGCGCGGCTATAAGCGCGGCCCTACTCACCATCTTGTTTCTGTTGGAGTCGCCGTCTTTTGTCTGGTATTTGGCCGAACTTGGGGCGCCTTCATCCATCATCGCCGTTTTCAACATTTACCCGCTACCCCACTATTCCATTTTCGGGTTTGATCCGGCTCCCGCAACGCATTTTACAATCCTGCTTTCATCTATATTCATGTTTTTCGCGTTCGCGATGCTGTCCCAAACGACGGCTCCTCTGCTGGACAGGTTGTACCGCCTTAAGGCTTCGATGGAAAAGGACATCGAAGGACGCGAAAATCTATTCAACCTATCCCTGTACAACGCCCCGGTAGGATTCGTAATCGGTTACTGCGCAAATTACCAGCCGGTTTACATCAATAAAGCCGTGTTGAACATGTTCAGGCTGGATGAAACTGTTGTGGCGGGGAATGACATGTTTTCCATGATATCGTTCGAGCCGGAGATACGCGATCTCCTTATATCTAAAATAGACTCCGGGGAGCCTGTCAACATCAACATAACATCCATCACGATGGCCGACGGGTCGAAGGTATTTTTCGAGATCCGCCTGAATTTCCTCGATTACCCCGCCCCGGAAGGCGAGGAGCGGATGTTCCTCCTGATAATAAACAACCTGACCACTGAGGTGAAGCTGAGCAATATCGTGGAGAATTCCAGTGACGCGATAGTGTTCCTGGACCTTTCCAGCAGGGTGAATTACTTCAACCGCGCCGCTCAATCGATATTTCCAGGCATTGCCAAAGGGGCGCTGTTTGAGTTCATCCTCGACGCCACGGGGGCTTTCGGCGGCCGGGACATCTGCAGGGACATAGTTATAGGCAAACCCATGGACGGCAAGGTGCAATTTGAGGAGAAGACCTACATTTTTTCATCGTTCTTCATGCGCGACGCGACGGGTCTGGGGCTTGGCGTCCTTTTTTCGCTTAAGGACATTACCAATGAAGAGACATTCTTTAACCTAAGTGTGAAGGACGAGCTTACCGGCTTATACAACCGGAGATATTTCTTTGACTTGCTGGAGAAGGAACTGGCCCAGTCCGAAAGATACCCGAAACCGCTAAGCCTCGCCATTTTTGACATAGATTTTTTCAAAAAGATAAACGACACCTACGGCCACCAGGCTGGAGATATGATACTGAAGGCCTTCGCTAACACTGTCTCGTCATCAATAAGGAAGGCGGATATAGTGGCCAGGATTGGCGGGGAGGAATTCGCCATTTACATGCCATTTGTTGACGTTAAAGGCGCAGGTGTCATCTGCGAAAAGCTTCGGGTGAATGTGGAAAATCTTTCCCCATCATTCAACGGCCAGCGAATACCTGTAACCTGCTCCATCGGCATCGCGGAATATAGCCAGAAAGATAAAGTGGACAGCCTTTTCGCGCGAGCCGATGGCGCCTTGTACAAAGCGAAAAATGGTGGAAGGAATCAAGTTGTCACTTCCGAATGATGTCACCCCTGAAAACTGGCGTATGGCTTAGCCAGGTCGTGAGGAGCCCC of the Nitrospinota bacterium genome contains:
- a CDS encoding TolC family protein, with the protein product MARHPVIAFLAAISLVFSLTACVSGVAKEKIPPRFTGGEAFEQGLVLYVRGELDDAADRINEAIKKNPHDLRARDLAEMIAMERDGHVKNPEERRDIEEKHREMVITEPLGGEEVAMLVAGRHPRIRQAVYTVAAARGRLREANVSVGPEFTLYSRLSPSGFMVSLAQNLFGGLWNRDAALSSAEWEVIQAMAEYARVKNDALYKGIEVYLDLLEAEDTVTILADEVTERERQLAVIRRQVAHGFLPSVETPRIQAHHETAKSVLATMTEERNLARIRLNGFMGRPHEAPLPVRRQRILISQPVNFYQTLSGSVSSRPEIARADAEVGHYRGVKKETETAAPDIDLKAAYGSSSQAAEGDFLTGTSLGIRISAPILVLPLQKARSDRMEAFVRRLEHEARWTEAVMIEEAGRAYQLFSAQQQVLAAQLAQLKTGYLTVWRDEAALRWAGGDSLPVLLNNRSEHLLLRRRALNEYYGLQKAATALQRALGDLPEKVRFEDSAAPTASDQLFDTLTYGPARHGRGLWVWKAPFLDDEKERSFFLDFLEARRIDTLFYSAGFKLLSEKAEALAAFLTAAHARGIKVHALSGAPSWAAEPARAAEYVAAVVAFNKNATRQQARFDAVHLDIEPHADSRWKKDRVGMGYALLDALETAKTEADTAHIPLAIDLPDWYDTIMLKDGNLAEAAMAKADMVALMAYRKNAKSVQNATVGEEYIAANSNQRLWIGLSTDPAHLGGSRRLMSPNFEILLDDTEERLRGKSNTSVAIHDYARYRRLIIEQ
- a CDS encoding biotin/lipoyl-binding protein; translated protein: MNNEEQTLKFNKLKSSTPDVKTQPPGRGATDPTGGTPANKTKANRNFTWNRIWAGILTLLVIGGGVYLFVNISWVVTTGMVNTSTTAVASLTGGRVVEIMVGDGANVKEGQPIMKLANPAIQARYDAAKAQLDIARARFTRLEASGFGENVQTSFAKLSKARIRHDAAVRNATRAERLLLLDAITRSRYEDALIQLAETAADRNLAEAEWRGTKAASSTTGEGIEVDLKNEMSAAEASLSEAEAALADLTLVAPSTGQMTWLTKNRGDIVKPWEAVAHVIKPEYQIIDTYVRLSDLKDIAPGSKASVRFGNFGGGLDGVVTVVGPRVSLSDDSNFVGPERAITPSRIDDLVTVVQIRLTNTVPANIKPGETVNVWIKRN
- a CDS encoding cobalamin B12-binding domain-containing protein, with amino-acid sequence MRGFNSHLVVRDVMRVLLIGPSDPSKGTYSFMAPPLGIWRICGFLRSNGIECQVFDPNLYDFPNEQLARILLTLDYQVVGFSMNGLTLHHDLALVHMAKSFSPSSLLVAGGVEATFNHELIMSASPVDVIILGEGEFPLFDICNAAQKGSGFEGIKGAVVRTLNGPKVTLNRPMCYEEYCHVSSMIPLEDIPFEAYWEKLKKLRGIEPGDIDEQDLREIHSIRLMTLNYCPLKCSFCSYTNFLNVASGKKGVKAWRLPAETVLRLVKKAYAAHPEVRTIIFQDDLFTFKDDKRLKPLCEGILLAKKNGELGAKIEFICSNRVDTIPTGDLAMMRNAGFRLIGYGIESFSLRVLKEFNKSIIYNAIEPVINNTIKAGITPFLNIILSSPESTMDDIVVTLQKVFEYQRKGCETSIYPYVIPFTGAELSGKAAHDSSMVKEVAHIPGEEGSFTRPTKILPKDDLARDFIEELETMVKREAKMVMDELEVTHMPSRMKGLITTYTAAKIMEKRKIRISFKPEDVMSFILERRRN
- the yaiO gene encoding YaiO family outer membrane beta-barrel protein; protein product: MKIIPLLALFLFLGGTARAQGLEEDIVSFSQGTGKYELLMNAYVESYSFANDTTKGESVSFVYRDLDKLTLFAEETYQSKFGRDEKLFKGGGAYRINDKFIVQEILAYSGDKWTFPSYSTDTQVVYLPVNYIAAQAGYKYLKFSDANVDIYILGATYYPIIEFYINVQLMHSISDFDNGARNVPNNSYLAKAGFTPDADNELIALYSKNSESFMSVDRIGEFEADTYGANWKSRLLGNWWMSLSFTYQRRIHPVEGAQRTFEAGAIYRW
- a CDS encoding class I SAM-dependent methyltransferase, translated to MVTAKKKDSPGYWNSRAIQYGGSTGGYKAICSYGMPFFYNKYIDLIQQKAMRKILRTLDIRGKSVLDVGCGVGRWCRILSGMGAEVTGADLSEEMVKIARENSEGYGITYIASPVSSIDLPSRKFDLVTAVTVLQHITDGEEFNKSAANLTRLLKKGGKALIMEVAPGGGAPYMFSDILSVRTAGQYIAAFKAAGAALEGVYSVDVTPIKHRLLRLTKGWPRTLINTLIFFAVVVSLPIDLLFSGTRLLQRHSWHKVFLFSVPDD
- a CDS encoding glycosyltransferase family 2 protein, whose translation is MTIAVYFIYNLIFVLDLWDTSLRIYWRMKHLGPGKKVGGKFMAFPTSIPIELPFMPDEEKKKRLKPFVILVSVYNAEGYIREFLDKHRDYLDHMLIVDDHSTDQTYRILEEMGVRYTRNETNLKKPASIKRALKLLPPNIETVIVMDPDSHIMESGYNPRLKDLEEVLSDFQRSGASACAVRINLKEEKGLLSRLQELEYMICISLGRKSLLDKTVLSGIAIYHRKNLEQAMEDHLLSVYGEDFMTSLLILSNGGRIYYDGRVLVDTEGKPTIKGLISQRIGWDLGYIMVYFYTLARIMRKKGLTPLLLGDARMFVFYNYLVYLGVFGILSHPLKLVSIGVLLVSFANLAVLMMGLPLLTVDTLYSPLWFLSFYISYCILTGIMIMSAVQGAKRRRYWTLMPIYPFYALFLLIIRTIGFTNYISLLAFGKKIYHDHY
- a CDS encoding right-handed parallel beta-helix repeat-containing protein, yielding MTTTNISKKTFIVFLIAFSVILFVAIRLLPHMDKISISQPPMIITEFTVMSLSDHGPDTLRDVINRVNRQQASARIIFKSEGSIRLEEPLPALISDGATLDGGGKIRIDASEISETGYAWTLKGDGQTVLGLAIAGKGGNGLLMLSKNSGVEKCVFDGLGIAISIGANHVYVKDSVFSKNVIAVEVLDEAQFSDITANKIRNSKKSAVWAVWKQRKTPALLKIEKNEVSGNETGVVLAVENAKLLGNHMTSNKVAVHALSSNSIEIIANEIYQNTQQGIVLEETTVSSVSRNSIYQNGISGLLMKRSPGNRIDGNQIYSNGAYGVAEVMSNAKSSILHNSITGNFISDNGDGIYMAASSPLIKDNIITKNRTSGIMIQDRAAGASGITSNPRIETQREMTDSVKGGPNE
- a CDS encoding diguanylate cyclase, producing MNEYPQNRYELLERKRNVDAAWFLTLPFLLVFSGLIWHSRLAPIQFMPLLKVNLVFMSCYIAAHLFIENVEMGIRFVRLSIFFSFILIMLQITATIHYLGGYEGVPFFMLYLIPIIASGTLFTGWYPLGCAAISAALLTILFLLESPSFVWYLAELGAPSSIIAVFNIYPLPHYSIFGFDPAPATHFTILLSSIFMFFAFAMLSQTTAPLLDRLYRLKASMEKDIEGRENLFNLSLYNAPVGFVIGYCANYQPVYINKAVLNMFRLDETVVAGNDMFSMISFEPEIRDLLISKIDSGEPVNINITSITMADGSKVFFEIRLNFLDYPAPEGEERMFLLIINNLTTEVKLSNIVENSSDAIVFLDLSSRVNYFNRAAQSIFPGIAKGALFEFILDATGAFGGRDICRDIVIGKPMDGKVQFEEKTYIFSSFFMRDATGLGLGVLFSLKDITNEETFFNLSVKDELTGLYNRRYFFDLLEKELAQSERYPKPLSLAIFDIDFFKKINDTYGHQAGDMILKAFANTVSSSIRKADIVARIGGEEFAIYMPFVDVKGAGVICEKLRVNVENLSPSFNGQRIPVTCSIGIAEYSQKDKVDSLFARADGALYKAKNGGRNQVVTSE